A part of Gemmatimonas groenlandica genomic DNA contains:
- a CDS encoding cysteine desulfurase-like protein, giving the protein MSTTAVVSAVASVDAIRAQFPALARREGAHPVAFFDGPGGTQVPRVVAEAMTDYLLHHNANTHWVYPTSVETDAMLAAARVTLADFLGATPGEISFGANMTTILFHVARAIGRSLKPGDEIIVTELDHHANVAPWQALAKERGAVLKWLPLDLETYRHEVGALEALLSPRTKVVAIGAASNILGTVSDVAAMVALAKTVGAITVIDAVHYAPHALVDVKAIGADFVLCSAYKFYGPHIGICYGRHDATAALDVPRLEPAPDYVPEILETGTQNHEGIVGAAAAVDFLASLAIDGTASRRERLSTVMHALHERGDALLRELWVGLHAIDGVTVFGPPPGTARTPTVSFHVQGHESEQVARFLAPRGVYVSNGDFYAATVARRLGLAHEGLVRVGCSCYSTASEIARLLDGVRALVQGTA; this is encoded by the coding sequence ATGAGTACGACCGCCGTGGTCAGTGCCGTCGCGTCGGTGGACGCCATCCGCGCGCAATTCCCGGCGCTCGCGCGTCGTGAAGGCGCGCACCCGGTGGCGTTCTTCGACGGACCGGGCGGCACGCAGGTGCCGCGTGTCGTCGCCGAGGCGATGACCGACTATCTGCTGCATCACAACGCCAATACGCACTGGGTCTATCCCACCAGCGTCGAGACCGATGCGATGCTTGCTGCGGCGCGGGTGACGCTGGCCGATTTCCTCGGCGCCACGCCCGGGGAGATCTCGTTCGGCGCGAACATGACCACGATCCTGTTTCACGTGGCTCGCGCCATCGGGCGATCGCTCAAGCCCGGCGACGAAATCATTGTCACCGAGTTGGATCACCATGCGAACGTGGCGCCGTGGCAGGCGCTGGCCAAGGAACGCGGCGCCGTGCTCAAGTGGCTGCCCCTCGACCTCGAGACGTATCGTCACGAAGTGGGGGCACTCGAGGCGCTGTTGTCGCCGCGTACGAAGGTCGTGGCCATCGGCGCCGCCTCGAACATTCTCGGCACGGTGAGTGATGTGGCGGCAATGGTGGCGCTGGCGAAGACGGTCGGTGCGATCACCGTGATCGACGCCGTGCACTACGCCCCGCACGCGCTGGTCGACGTGAAAGCGATCGGCGCCGATTTCGTGCTGTGCAGTGCGTACAAGTTCTACGGGCCGCATATCGGCATCTGCTATGGACGACATGATGCCACTGCCGCGCTTGACGTTCCGCGCCTCGAACCGGCCCCCGATTATGTACCGGAGATTCTCGAGACCGGCACGCAGAATCACGAGGGCATCGTGGGCGCCGCCGCCGCCGTGGACTTCCTGGCCAGCCTCGCCATCGACGGCACGGCCTCCCGGCGTGAGCGACTCAGCACGGTCATGCACGCGTTGCACGAGCGCGGCGATGCGCTGCTGCGCGAACTGTGGGTCGGACTGCATGCCATCGACGGTGTGACCGTGTTCGGGCCGCCGCCGGGCACGGCGCGGACGCCGACCGTCTCCTTTCACGTGCAGGGACACGAGTCGGAGCAGGTCGCGCGCTTCCTCGCACCGCGCGGCGTGTACGTGTCGAACGGCGATTTCTACGCGGCCACTGTGGCGCGCCGGCTTGGCCTCGCCCACGAGGGACTCGTGCGCGTAGGGTGCTCCTGCTACAGCACCGCCAGCGAGATCGCGCGGCTGCTCGACGGCGTGCGCGCGCTCGTGCAGGGAACGGCCTGA
- a CDS encoding acyl-CoA thioesterase has translation MTDSLPARLSRPVSASQHVTSELIMPHDANILGHAFGGAIMAMVDKAAAVSAFRHARTACVTASIDRVDFREPIHVGDLVTCQASVNFVGTTSMEIGVRVEAEDLITGARRHTNTCYLTFVAIDRNGRPVPIALVQPEADDQFRRYDAAQARRRRRLEERQDEARADR, from the coding sequence ATGACCGACTCGTTGCCCGCGCGTCTTTCGCGCCCGGTGTCCGCTTCGCAGCACGTCACGAGCGAGCTCATCATGCCGCACGATGCAAACATCCTCGGCCACGCGTTCGGTGGTGCCATCATGGCGATGGTCGACAAGGCGGCGGCCGTGTCGGCGTTCCGTCACGCGCGTACGGCGTGCGTCACCGCATCGATCGACCGCGTGGATTTTCGTGAGCCGATTCACGTGGGGGATCTCGTGACCTGTCAGGCGTCGGTGAATTTTGTCGGCACGACATCGATGGAAATCGGCGTGCGCGTAGAGGCTGAAGATCTCATCACCGGCGCGCGTCGCCATACGAACACCTGCTATCTCACGTTCGTCGCCATTGACCGAAACGGCCGGCCGGTACCGATCGCCCTGGTGCAGCCGGAAGCCGACGATCAGTTCCGCCGGTACGACGCCGCGCAGGCCCGTCGGCGTCGCCGGCTCGAAGAACGGCAGGATGAGGCGCGCGCCGATCGCTAG
- the mgtE gene encoding magnesium transporter, protein MPPHANKDRPLAALIVPDLLELLEEHPESIGPQTEEMHPADLADIAEALPEDMVRAFLSALPKERAGEVLEYLDESLRTMVLEELTAVEAASIMSEMTPDERADALEELDDETADEILAEFEPEEKAETERLLEYDPYTAGGLMTTEFVSVDENLTAEEALVAVRAMSRAGRREAMYTVYTIDGNGRLRGVLSLRELLASPDGTPLSELAWSEVVSVAPDLSQEEVSQITSNYDLVALPVVDAEKRLLGVVTVDDVIDVIQEEGTEDAQKFGGMEALEEPYMQIGLWQNVRKRGGWLAVLAVSEMLTASVMVRYEGELGRVLLLSQFIPLVMSSGGNSGSQATSLIIRAMALGEVHLDDWWRVVLRELPAGIILGLLLGAIAFGRILVWNALGLYDYGPHSFMIAVTVGLALVGIVLVGSLTGSMLPFLLKRFNFDPASASAPLVATLVDVSAISIYFSIAYLLLSGTLL, encoded by the coding sequence ATGCCACCTCACGCAAACAAAGACCGGCCGCTCGCGGCGCTGATCGTGCCGGATCTTCTCGAGTTGCTCGAGGAGCACCCGGAGAGCATCGGACCGCAGACGGAGGAGATGCACCCGGCCGACCTCGCCGACATCGCGGAGGCGCTGCCGGAGGATATGGTGCGCGCGTTCCTGTCGGCGCTGCCGAAGGAGCGGGCGGGCGAGGTCCTCGAGTATCTCGACGAGAGCCTCCGCACCATGGTGCTCGAGGAGCTGACGGCCGTCGAAGCCGCCTCGATCATGTCGGAGATGACGCCCGACGAGCGGGCCGACGCGCTCGAGGAGCTCGACGACGAGACGGCTGACGAGATCCTCGCCGAGTTCGAGCCCGAGGAGAAAGCCGAGACCGAGCGGCTGTTGGAGTACGACCCATACACGGCCGGCGGTCTGATGACCACCGAGTTTGTGTCGGTCGACGAGAATCTCACGGCCGAAGAAGCGCTGGTCGCGGTGCGGGCCATGTCGCGGGCCGGCCGTCGCGAAGCCATGTACACGGTCTACACCATCGACGGCAACGGACGTCTGCGCGGCGTCTTGTCGCTGCGTGAGCTGTTGGCGTCACCCGACGGTACTCCCCTGAGCGAACTCGCCTGGAGCGAGGTCGTGAGCGTCGCACCCGACCTCTCACAGGAAGAGGTCTCGCAGATTACGTCGAACTACGACCTCGTCGCGCTGCCGGTCGTGGATGCGGAGAAGCGGCTGCTGGGCGTGGTCACGGTCGACGACGTCATCGACGTCATCCAGGAAGAAGGCACGGAAGACGCGCAGAAGTTCGGTGGTATGGAGGCGCTCGAAGAGCCTTACATGCAGATCGGCCTCTGGCAGAACGTGCGCAAGCGTGGCGGCTGGCTGGCCGTGCTGGCTGTGAGCGAGATGCTCACGGCGTCCGTGATGGTACGCTACGAGGGCGAACTCGGTCGCGTGCTGCTGCTGTCGCAGTTCATTCCGCTCGTCATGAGCTCTGGCGGCAATTCCGGCTCTCAGGCCACGTCGCTGATCATTCGTGCCATGGCGCTGGGGGAAGTGCACCTGGACGACTGGTGGCGTGTGGTGCTTCGTGAACTGCCGGCCGGCATCATCCTCGGCTTGCTGCTCGGCGCGATCGCGTTTGGACGGATTCTCGTCTGGAATGCGCTCGGGCTGTACGACTACGGGCCGCACTCGTTCATGATTGCCGTCACGGTTGGGCTGGCGCTGGTCGGCATCGTCCTTGTGGGGTCACTGACCGGCTCGATGCTTCCGTTCCTGCTCAAACGCTTCAACTTCGACCCGGCCAGCGCCTCGGCTCCCCTTGTCGCCACGCTCGTCGACGTCTCCGCGATCAGCATCTACTTCAGTATCGCCTACCTGCTTCTCAGCGGCACGCTGCTGTGA
- the asnB gene encoding asparagine synthase (glutamine-hydrolyzing), translated as MCGIAGFWTGACDEDAARAALTRMTDALVHRGPDASGAWLDAPRGIALGHRRLSIVDLSPLGQQPMMSTSGRFWLVFNGEIYNYRALRETLHAQGATFRGHSDTEVLLALIERDGFEAALGQCVGMFAIALWDREAGQLALARDRFGEKPLYIGRCQGGLAFASELSALRTLPGVSSDIEPAALAAYLRHGYVPAPMSMLRDVVKLEPGTIATFSQPVYGSAQQTRYWTVRDTALAGLATPLAGSDADRVEHLDTLLRGAVADQMVADVPLGAFLSGGIDSSLIVALMQAQSARPVRTFTIGFRESAFDEAPHAEAVARHLGTEHTTMFVTAQDALDVIPRLPSIYNEPFADSSQIPTVLVSKLAREHVTVALSGDGGDELFGGYSRYPLAMRAWPRLTRLPLSMRRATRALVTSVGAGTWNRALGPMGLVARGVTGDRMHKLATLIDTRTFPDFYLHLVSAWRHPQELLPGVDEQDTAIRAPFNAGRGGLLADMMFRDQVSYMPDDILVKVDRAAMAASLETRAPLLDHRVAEFAWQLPVNCWQRDGQGKWIVRQVLDRYVPRALIDRPKQGFGVPIAEWLRGPLRDWADDLLSPEALRRDGIFRAEPVLQTWKEHRDGTRNWAPSLWHLLMFQAWRRG; from the coding sequence ATGTGCGGGATTGCCGGATTCTGGACGGGCGCGTGCGACGAAGATGCAGCGCGAGCTGCACTGACCCGCATGACCGATGCCTTGGTGCATCGGGGGCCCGACGCATCCGGCGCGTGGCTCGATGCGCCACGCGGCATCGCACTCGGTCATCGCCGCCTGTCGATCGTCGATCTCAGCCCCCTTGGCCAGCAGCCCATGATGTCGACCTCCGGTCGCTTCTGGCTCGTGTTCAACGGCGAGATCTACAACTACCGCGCGCTTCGCGAGACGCTGCACGCGCAGGGCGCGACCTTTCGCGGCCACTCCGACACGGAAGTACTGCTCGCGCTTATCGAGCGCGACGGGTTCGAAGCCGCACTCGGCCAATGCGTGGGCATGTTCGCCATCGCCCTGTGGGATCGCGAGGCCGGACAACTCGCCCTCGCCCGTGACCGCTTCGGCGAGAAGCCGCTCTACATCGGACGGTGTCAGGGCGGACTGGCGTTCGCGTCGGAACTGTCGGCGCTGCGCACACTCCCGGGCGTCTCCAGCGACATCGAGCCGGCCGCACTCGCCGCCTACCTTCGTCACGGTTACGTGCCGGCGCCGATGTCGATGCTGCGCGATGTCGTCAAACTCGAGCCAGGCACGATCGCCACCTTTTCGCAGCCGGTATACGGCAGCGCACAGCAGACGCGCTATTGGACGGTGCGCGACACCGCCTTGGCCGGACTGGCGACCCCGTTGGCCGGAAGTGACGCGGATCGCGTGGAGCATCTCGACACGCTGTTGCGTGGCGCCGTGGCTGACCAGATGGTCGCGGATGTTCCCCTCGGCGCGTTTCTCTCCGGCGGCATCGATTCGTCCTTGATCGTGGCGCTGATGCAGGCGCAGAGTGCGCGGCCGGTGCGCACCTTCACCATCGGATTTCGCGAGTCGGCGTTCGACGAGGCGCCGCACGCCGAAGCGGTAGCGCGTCACCTCGGCACCGAACACACGACCATGTTCGTGACGGCGCAGGACGCGCTCGATGTGATTCCGCGACTCCCATCGATTTACAACGAGCCGTTTGCCGACTCGTCGCAGATCCCCACTGTGCTCGTCTCGAAGCTCGCGCGCGAGCATGTCACGGTGGCGCTCAGCGGCGATGGCGGCGACGAACTCTTTGGCGGGTATTCACGCTACCCGCTGGCGATGCGCGCCTGGCCGCGACTGACCCGCCTGCCCCTCTCGATGCGTCGGGCAACGCGCGCGCTGGTGACCTCCGTGGGCGCCGGTACGTGGAATCGCGCGCTCGGCCCAATGGGGCTCGTGGCGCGCGGTGTCACCGGCGATCGCATGCACAAGCTGGCCACGCTGATCGACACGCGCACGTTCCCGGACTTCTACCTGCATCTGGTGTCGGCGTGGCGGCATCCGCAGGAGCTGCTGCCCGGCGTCGACGAGCAGGACACGGCCATCCGCGCTCCGTTCAACGCGGGGCGAGGCGGACTACTGGCCGACATGATGTTCCGCGATCAGGTCAGCTACATGCCTGATGACATTCTCGTGAAGGTCGACCGTGCCGCGATGGCCGCCAGTCTCGAGACACGCGCGCCGTTGCTCGATCATCGGGTGGCCGAGTTTGCGTGGCAGCTGCCGGTGAATTGCTGGCAGCGCGACGGTCAGGGTAAGTGGATCGTCCGACAGGTGCTGGACCGCTACGTGCCGCGCGCACTGATCGACCGGCCCAAACAAGGCTTCGGCGTGCCAATCGCCGAATGGCTGCGCGGTCCCTTGCGGGACTGGGCGGACGATCTATTGTCGCCGGAGGCATTGCGACGCGACGGTATCTTCCGCGCCGAGCCAGTGCTGCAAACGTGGAAGGAGCATCGCGACGGCACGCGGAATTGGGCACCGTCGCTGTGGCATCTGTTGATGTTTCAAGCATGGAGACGAGGCTGA
- a CDS encoding heavy metal-binding protein, producing the protein MPRQRIHVQLDGLVAVHAVRAVWTALGAVPGVLSAEVTMQGAVLEVEGDLDRPALDAALDAAGVSVRSIRVEARVLPIL; encoded by the coding sequence ATGCCACGTCAACGGATCCACGTGCAGCTCGACGGCCTCGTGGCCGTTCACGCCGTGCGCGCGGTGTGGACGGCGCTGGGGGCCGTTCCCGGGGTGCTGAGCGCCGAAGTCACCATGCAGGGAGCCGTGCTGGAAGTGGAGGGCGACCTCGATCGTCCGGCGCTGGACGCCGCCCTCGACGCCGCTGGGGTGTCGGTCCGGAGTATCCGGGTCGAGGCGAGGGTCCTGCCCATTTTGTAA
- a CDS encoding NAD(P)-dependent oxidoreductase codes for MCPFTRLAMPRVAFLGLGAIGTPMARHLARPEFDLAVWNRTGPKAEAMASELGVRHALTPADAARECDVVITCLPVSRNVEALLDGPDGLLATMRSGAVLVDCTSGDAATSRRMAARLAERGIGFLDAPVSGGVVGAEQGALTVMVGGDAATLERVHPVLACFGKRIVHCGAVGAGDALKAVNNALLAMHIWGTAEGLVALEKAGVKAEIALDVINTSSGRSNSSMNLFPERVLTRAFPRTFRLALLDKDVGIAADLAREHQVPSPLLQLTAELFRMAHNELGEEADHVEAAKVVERLGGAQIGGAQIGGRQS; via the coding sequence CTGTGCCCCTTTACCCGTCTCGCAATGCCTCGCGTCGCCTTTCTCGGACTCGGTGCTATCGGCACTCCGATGGCCCGTCACCTTGCACGTCCTGAATTCGATCTGGCCGTGTGGAATCGCACCGGCCCCAAGGCCGAAGCCATGGCGAGCGAGCTCGGGGTGCGTCACGCGCTCACGCCGGCCGACGCCGCGCGCGAATGCGATGTCGTGATCACCTGTCTGCCGGTGTCGCGCAACGTGGAAGCGCTGCTCGACGGCCCTGACGGCTTGCTGGCCACCATGCGGTCGGGTGCCGTGCTCGTGGACTGCACCTCGGGCGACGCGGCCACATCGCGCCGCATGGCCGCGCGGCTCGCCGAACGCGGCATCGGCTTTCTCGACGCGCCCGTATCGGGTGGCGTGGTCGGGGCCGAGCAGGGCGCGCTGACCGTCATGGTAGGGGGCGATGCGGCCACGCTCGAGCGTGTACATCCGGTGTTGGCCTGCTTCGGCAAGCGCATCGTGCATTGCGGCGCGGTCGGCGCCGGGGATGCGCTCAAGGCGGTGAACAACGCCCTGCTCGCGATGCACATCTGGGGTACGGCGGAAGGGCTCGTCGCGCTCGAGAAAGCCGGTGTGAAGGCTGAGATCGCCCTCGATGTGATCAACACGTCGAGCGGCCGATCCAACAGCAGCATGAACCTCTTCCCGGAGCGCGTGCTCACGCGCGCTTTTCCTCGCACCTTCCGGCTGGCGTTGCTCGACAAGGACGTCGGCATCGCGGCCGACCTCGCCCGTGAGCACCAGGTGCCGTCACCGCTGCTCCAACTCACCGCCGAACTCTTTCGCATGGCGCACAACGAACTCGGCGAAGAGGCCGATCACGTGGAGGCGGCGAAGGTCGTCGAGCGGCTCGGTGGCGCGCAGATCGGTGGCGCGCAGATCGGTGGTCGCCAGTCATGA
- a CDS encoding NAD-dependent epimerase — protein sequence MAKILVTGAAGFIGYHTSERLLARGDEVVGLDNVNDYYDPTLKEARIARLSAKPGFRLFRMDLADRDGVERLFREERFDRVINLAAQAGVRYSITNPHAYIESNLVGFINILEGCRHTGVQHLTYASSSSVYGANTAMPFSVHQNIDHPVSLYAATKKANELMAHTYSHLYGLPTTGLRFFTVYGPWGRPDMAMFLFTKAILEGKPIDVFNHGKMQRDFTYIDDIVEGVIRTSDHTAEPNPEWNSDAPDPATSKAPYRIYNIGNNNPVELMYLIETIEKSLGRTAEKRMLPLQPGDVPATYANVDALVRDVGFAPKTPIETGVANFVAWYREYFQIGD from the coding sequence ATGGCAAAAATTCTGGTGACCGGAGCCGCGGGCTTCATCGGCTATCATACCAGCGAGCGGCTGCTCGCCCGCGGTGATGAAGTGGTGGGCCTCGACAACGTCAACGACTACTATGATCCCACGCTGAAGGAGGCGCGCATCGCGCGACTCTCAGCCAAGCCGGGATTCCGTCTGTTCCGCATGGACCTGGCCGATCGTGACGGCGTGGAGCGTCTCTTTCGCGAAGAGCGCTTCGATCGCGTGATCAACCTGGCGGCGCAGGCCGGCGTGCGATACTCGATCACCAATCCGCACGCCTACATCGAGAGCAACCTCGTCGGGTTCATCAACATCCTCGAAGGGTGCCGACACACCGGCGTGCAGCATCTCACCTACGCGTCGTCGTCGAGCGTGTATGGCGCCAACACCGCCATGCCCTTCTCGGTGCATCAGAACATCGACCATCCGGTGTCGCTGTATGCCGCCACGAAGAAGGCCAACGAGTTGATGGCGCACACGTACAGCCATCTGTATGGACTGCCCACCACCGGACTTCGCTTCTTCACGGTGTACGGTCCGTGGGGCCGTCCGGATATGGCCATGTTCCTGTTTACCAAGGCCATTCTCGAGGGCAAGCCGATCGACGTGTTCAATCACGGCAAGATGCAGCGTGACTTCACGTACATCGACGACATCGTGGAAGGGGTGATTCGCACCAGCGATCACACCGCCGAGCCGAACCCGGAGTGGAACTCCGACGCACCCGATCCGGCCACGAGCAAAGCGCCGTACCGGATCTACAACATCGGCAACAACAACCCGGTGGAATTGATGTATCTCATCGAGACCATCGAAAAGTCGCTGGGCCGCACGGCGGAGAAGCGCATGCTGCCGCTGCAGCCCGGCGACGTGCCGGCGACATATGCGAACGTGGACGCGCTGGTGCGCGACGTCGGTTTCGCGCCGAAGACGCCGATTGAAACGGGCGTGGCGAACTTCGTCGCCTGGTATCGCGAGTACTTCCAGATCGGAGACTGA
- a CDS encoding UDP-glucose dehydrogenase family protein, whose amino-acid sequence MKIAMIGTGYVGLVSGACFAEFGPDVTCVDVDAAKIERLLKGEIPIYEPGLDALVAKGIKSGRLSFTTDLAKAVSEADAVFIAVGTPSRRGDGHADLRYVEAAAIEIAKSLQGYTVVVTKSTVPVGTGRRVAELIRGANPAAEFDVASNPEFLREGSAIGDFMRPDRVVIGAETDRARAVMQALYRPLYLMETPVVMTTLETAELTKYAANAFLATKITFINEIADLCEKVGANVQDVARGMGLDGRIGKKFLHAGPGYGGSCFPKDTIALVRTAQEYGSPARLVETVVQVNDTRKGAMASRVIAACGGSVRGKTIGVLGVAFKPNTDDMRDAPSLAIVPALQDAGAIVRAYDPAAMHEAKALLPGVHWCDDAYDAAVGADVLVIITEWNEFRALDLDRVGSSMTQKVLVDLRNVYRAEDVRALGFRYTSIGRP is encoded by the coding sequence ATGAAGATTGCCATGATCGGCACAGGTTATGTCGGCCTCGTGTCCGGTGCCTGTTTTGCCGAGTTCGGCCCCGACGTGACCTGTGTAGACGTCGATGCGGCCAAGATCGAGCGGCTGCTGAAGGGCGAGATCCCGATTTACGAACCGGGTCTCGATGCGCTGGTGGCCAAGGGCATCAAGAGTGGTCGTCTGTCGTTCACGACCGACCTCGCCAAGGCGGTGTCGGAAGCGGATGCCGTGTTCATCGCCGTCGGCACGCCCTCGCGTCGCGGTGACGGACATGCTGACCTGCGCTACGTGGAGGCCGCCGCGATCGAGATTGCCAAGTCGCTGCAGGGCTACACGGTCGTGGTCACGAAGAGCACGGTGCCGGTCGGTACCGGCCGCCGGGTGGCCGAGCTCATTCGCGGCGCCAACCCGGCCGCCGAGTTCGACGTGGCGTCGAATCCCGAGTTCCTGCGCGAAGGCTCGGCGATCGGTGATTTCATGCGTCCCGATCGCGTGGTCATCGGGGCCGAGACCGATCGTGCGCGGGCCGTAATGCAGGCGCTGTATCGTCCGCTCTATCTCATGGAGACGCCGGTCGTGATGACGACGCTCGAGACGGCGGAGCTCACGAAGTACGCCGCCAACGCGTTTCTTGCCACGAAGATCACGTTCATCAACGAGATCGCGGATCTCTGCGAGAAGGTCGGTGCCAACGTGCAGGATGTCGCGCGCGGCATGGGGCTCGACGGTCGTATCGGCAAGAAGTTCTTGCACGCCGGTCCAGGGTACGGCGGCTCGTGCTTCCCGAAGGACACCATCGCGCTGGTGCGCACGGCGCAGGAATACGGATCGCCGGCGCGGCTCGTGGAGACCGTGGTGCAGGTGAACGACACGCGAAAGGGCGCGATGGCGTCACGCGTGATCGCCGCGTGCGGCGGCTCGGTGCGCGGCAAGACGATCGGCGTACTTGGCGTGGCGTTCAAACCGAACACCGACGACATGCGCGACGCGCCGAGTCTGGCGATCGTACCGGCCCTGCAGGACGCCGGCGCCATCGTGCGGGCCTACGATCCGGCCGCGATGCATGAAGCGAAGGCGCTGCTGCCCGGCGTCCACTGGTGCGATGATGCGTACGACGCCGCGGTGGGTGCCGACGTGCTGGTGATCATTACCGAGTGGAACGAGTTCCGCGCGCTCGATCTTGATCGCGTCGGTTCATCCATGACGCAGAAGGTGCTGGTGGACCTTCGCAACGTGTATCGCGCAGAGGATGTGCGAGCGCTGGGCTTCCGGTACACGAGCATCGGTCGACCGTAG
- a CDS encoding DMT family transporter: MSPEQEASSSAQLLRATLLVVLSACCFGSISPLTVIAIGHGMALESVQAWRYTTSAVLLVAYGWWRGTPRRSGVAPWFTPRILLVAGGGQATIATLALLALQWLPAATVSFLFYTFPAWVAVITALRGIERLDRTRVTALVLALGGIGFMVGAPSAASLNALGVAAVLTAALVYAIYIPVLGTLQRQREAIDVSRAIAVGGAMLFATWAVVTGTLFRIPDGTAFGLSALQGVLTAISFVTFLAGLRVLGPVRTAITSTVEPFWTTMLGLVLLRQSVGTGTLIGGVAIMGAVLLLQRPPVAHRPAQSSAADT, translated from the coding sequence GTGAGTCCAGAGCAGGAAGCCTCGTCGTCCGCGCAATTGCTGCGGGCGACGCTGCTGGTCGTGCTGAGTGCCTGTTGCTTCGGCAGCATCTCCCCGCTCACCGTGATCGCGATCGGCCACGGCATGGCGCTGGAGTCGGTACAGGCCTGGCGATACACCACGAGCGCCGTGCTGCTGGTCGCCTACGGCTGGTGGCGCGGGACTCCCCGGCGCAGCGGCGTGGCCCCCTGGTTCACACCGCGCATTCTGCTTGTGGCAGGGGGCGGTCAAGCGACGATCGCCACGCTGGCGCTGCTCGCGCTGCAGTGGCTTCCGGCGGCCACGGTGTCGTTTCTGTTCTACACGTTCCCGGCCTGGGTCGCGGTCATCACGGCCTTGCGCGGTATCGAGCGTCTCGATCGCACCCGCGTGACCGCGCTTGTGCTGGCGCTGGGCGGCATCGGCTTCATGGTGGGCGCGCCGAGTGCGGCGTCGCTCAATGCGCTGGGCGTCGCGGCAGTGCTTACCGCGGCGCTGGTCTATGCCATCTATATCCCCGTCCTTGGCACGTTGCAGCGCCAGCGCGAGGCCATCGACGTGTCCCGGGCCATTGCCGTGGGAGGGGCGATGCTGTTCGCGACCTGGGCCGTCGTCACCGGCACGCTCTTTCGTATTCCCGATGGCACCGCCTTCGGGTTGAGTGCGCTGCAGGGGGTGCTGACAGCCATATCCTTCGTCACGTTTTTGGCGGGGCTCCGGGTATTGGGTCCCGTTCGTACGGCGATCACATCCACCGTGGAACCGTTCTGGACGACGATGCTGGGCCTGGTGCTGCTGCGGCAGTCGGTGGGTACCGGTACCTTGATCGGTGGTGTCGCGATCATGGGCGCGGTCCTGCTTTTGCAACGGCCGCCCGTGGCGCACCGCCCCGCTCAATCGTCGGCAGCGGACACGTAG